In Brachypodium distachyon strain Bd21 chromosome 2, Brachypodium_distachyon_v3.0, whole genome shotgun sequence, one genomic interval encodes:
- the LOC100826336 gene encoding cation/H(+) antiporter 20: MSSSVSSSEMAAVKTSSNGMWQGDNPLHFAFPLLIIQALLILLLSRFLAFLLRPLRQPKVIAEIVAGILLGPSALGRNKAYLRTLFPPWSAPVLESAASLGLLFFLFLVGLELDLRSVRRSGRRAFAIAAAGISLPFACGVGVAFVVRAGAVPGADQAGYAPFLVFMGVALSITAFPVLARILAELKLLTTPIGETALAAAAFNDVAAWVLLALAVAISADGGSPVTSLWVLLSGAAFVGAWMAAVRPLMSWVARRAEYSNDAVWVGFTMAGVLASGLATDMIGIHAIFGAFVFGLTVPKDEGGFAGRVTERVEDLVSELLLPLYFASSGLKTDVATIFRGGGRAFGVVALVIGTACAGKILGTFAVAMACGMAAKEAVVLGVLMNTKGLVELIVLNIGRERKVLNEEMFAILVIMALVTTFITTPTVMAIYKPARRRLHHRKLHGPTASSAPASPSAGAATANAKELRVLACIHGGHEVPALINLIETIRGHTQPRRLVKLYILRLVELTERTSSILMARAARRNGVPAFLSSRRASSNGGGGREMDVAFGTYAQLGHVSVRPMTAVSALHTMHDDVAAVAEDKRVSLVVLPFHKRAGGGGGEEESLGPEWRAVNRRILREAPCSVAVLVDRGFGGGEQVSSDQVAHGVCVVFFGGPDDREALELAGRMAEHPGVQLNVVRFLDGSKKPAEVVALRPTSDDQIYTFSAAATANGHMEKEMDEVAVAEFRQRMGAAVRFEERVVAGDVVEEVVGIGKSREYGLVVVGKGRLPSSMVAELAVRRPAEHPELGPVGDALASAGHGVAASVLVVQQHDVNAADEVPVSVVHIDAHAGHGEP; the protein is encoded by the exons ATGTCGTCATCGGTTTCTTCgtcggagatggcggcggtgaAGACGTCCTCGAACGGGATGTGGCAGGGGGACAACCCGCTGCACTTCGCGTTCCCGCTCCTCATCATCCAGGCGCTCCTCATCCTGCTCCTCAGCCGGTtcctcgccttcctcctccgcccgctgCGGCAGCCCAAGGTGATCGCCGAGATCGTCGCCGGCATCCTGCTCGGCCCCTCCGCGCTGGGCCGCAACAAGGCCTACCTCCGCACCCTCTTCCCGCCCTGGAGCGCGCCCGTGCTCGAgtccgccgccagcctcggcctgctcttcttcctcttcctcgtcggcCTCGAGCTCGACCTCCGCTCCGTCCGCCGCAGCGGCCGCCGGGCCTTCGCCATCGCGGCCGCCGGGATCTCGCTCCCCTTCGCGTGCGGCGTGGGGGTCGCCTTCGTCGTCCGCGCCGGCGCGGTCCCCGGCGCCGACCAGGCCGGGTACGCGCCGTTCCTGGTGTTCATGGGCGTCGCGCTCTCCATCACCGCGTTCCCCGTGCTGGCCCGGATCCTGGCCGAGCTCAAGCTCCTCACCACGCCCATCGGGGAGACggcgctcgccgcggccgcgttCAACGACGTGGCGGCCTGGGTGCTCCTGGCGCTCGCCGTGGCCATCTCCGCCGACGGCGGCAGCCCGGTGACGTCGCTCTGGGTTCTCCTGTCCGGCGCGGCGTTCGTCGGCGCCTGGATGGCGGCGGTCAGGCCGCTGATGTCGTGggtggcgcggcgggcggagtACAGCAACGACGCCGTGTGGGTCGGGTTCACGATGGCGGGCGTGCTGGCGTCGGGGCTGGCCACGGACATGATCGGCATCCACGCCATCTTCGGCGCCTTCGTCTTCGGCCTCACCGTGCCCAAGGACGAAGGCGGGTTCGCCGGAAGGGTCACGGAGCGCGTCGAGGACCTGGTGTCGGAGCTGCTCCTGCCGCTCTACTTCGCGTCCAGCGGGCTCAAGACGGACGTGGCCACCATTTtcaggggaggagggagggcgtTCGGGGTGGTGGCGCTCGTGATCGGGACGGCGTGCGCCGGGAAGATTCTCGGCACGTTTGCCGTGGCCATGGCGTGCGGGATGGCGGCCAAGGAGGCTGTCGTGCTGGGTGTGCTGATGAATACCAAGGGACTCGTCGAGCTCATCGTCCTCAACATCGGCAGAGAACGAAAG GTTCTGAACGAGGAGATGTTTGCGATCCTGGTGATAATGGCGCTGGTGACCACCTTCATCACCACGCCGACGGTCATGGCCATCTACAagccggcgcgccgccgcctgcaccaCCGCAAGCTCCACGGCCCCACCGCTtcctccgcccccgcctccccctccgccggtgccgccaccgccaacgCCAAGGAGCTCCGCGTgctcgcctgcatccacggcGGGCACGAGGTCCCGGCCCTGATCAACCTCATCGAGACCATCCGGGGCCACACGCAGCCGCGGCGGCTCGTGAAGCTCTACATCCTCCGCCTCGTGGAGCTCACGGAGCGCACCTCCTCCATCCTCAtggcccgcgccgcccgccgcaaCGGCGTGCCGGCCTTCCTCTCGTCCCGGCGTGCTTCCtccaatggcggcggcgggcgcgagATGGACGTGGCGTTCGGCACCTACGCGCAGCTGGGCCATGTCAGCGTCCGGCCCATGACGGCCGTGTCCGCGCTCCACACGATGCACGACGAcgtggccgccgtcgccgaggaCAAGCGCGtctccctcgtcgtcctccccTTCCACAAGCgcgccggaggtggaggaggagaagaggagagcCTGGGGCCCGAGTGGCGGGCGGTGAACCGGCGGATCCTGCGGGAGGCGCCGTGCTCCGTGGCCGTGCTCGTGGACCGCggattcggcggcggcgagcaggtCAGCTCCGACCAGGTGGCCCACGGCGTCTGCGTCGTCTTCttcggcggccccgacgaccGCGAGGCcctcgagctcgccggccgcaTGGCCGAGCACCCCGGCGTCCAGCTCAACGTCGTCCGCTTCCTCGACGGCAGCAAGAAGCCCGCCGAGGTGGTCGCCCTCCGCCCCACCTCCGACGACCAGATCTAcaccttctccgccgccgccaccgccaacgGCCACATGGAGAAG GAGATGGACGaagtggcggtggcggagttCAGGCAGAGGATGGGAGCGGCGGTGCGGTTCGAGGAGCGGGTGGTGGCGGGGGAcgtggtggaggaggtggtggggATCGGGAAGAGCAGGGAGTACGGGCTCGTCGTTGTCGGGAAAGGGCGGCTGCCGAGCTCCATGGTGGCGGAGCTGGCcgtgcggcggccggccgAGCACCCGGAGCTGGGGCCCGTCGGCGACGCGCTGGCGTCCGCGGGGCACGGCGTCGCGGCGTCGGTCCTCGTCGTGCAGCAACACGACGTCAACGCCGCCGACGAGGTGCCCGTCTCCGTCGTCCACATCGACGCCCAcgccggccacggcgagcCGTAG
- the LOC104582761 gene encoding uncharacterized protein LOC104582761 → MGSWKRTITSPFRKARTAILSPQQQGQQSGGGGGDTPRARRHKGSSAAAVVEEESPAATAAQLYGDVMACAYEDVQVMWSMLDNKSRLALHAHAHAADDSSS, encoded by the coding sequence ATGGGTTCTTGGAAGCGCACAATCACGTCGCCGTTCAGGAAGGCCCGGACGGCCATCCTCAgcccgcagcagcaggggcaacagagcggcggcggcggcggagacacGCCGCGGGCGAGGCGGCACAAGGGCTcatccgccgctgccgtggtTGAGGAGGAGagcccggcggcgacggcggcgcagcTGTACGGGGACGTGATGGCGTGCGCGTACGAGGACGTGCAGGTGATGTGGTCCATGCTCGACAACAAGTCAAGACTAGCCCTCCACGcccacgcccacgccgccgacgACTCCTCCTCCTGA
- the LOC112270746 gene encoding protein FAR1-RELATED SEQUENCE 6-like has product MESNLPSDEVANQHNGVFHEDDEDAFILEEIGDSLDDQPKKGIMFDSEDDAIRFYKGYAKTKGFGVVRRTARHGDDRKLNYFTLACSRQGKAQYSSKNSFNPNPSTRMQCLAKVNFARHGEKFCITSVTLDHNHPTSPSKSRFLRCHKKLDLHAKRMLELNDQAGIRMNKNFGSLVMEAGGYEQLEFSEKECRNYLQEKRRLKLGAGDAHAVYKYFLRMQSKDPDFFHVMDVAEDGRLRNVFWADARSRATYESYWDVITFDTTYLTKKYSMPFAPFVGVNHHGESVLLGCGLLSNEDTETFVWLFKSWLCCMSNKAPNAIITDQCKAMQNAIEEVFPQARHRWCIWHIMKKIPEKLSGYEKYENIKYTMSNAVYDSLTKHDFDEAWLKMIKKYELQDNEWLAGLYSNKYRWVPAYVKDTFWAGMSSTQRSESVNAFFDGYVNARTTLKQFVEQYENALRDKVEKENKADSKSFQEVIPCITHYDFERQFQETYTNAKFKEFQEQLRGKIYCYPTQVNKEGSLFTFRVREDRKIFFEGEDGEIKDKRIISEFTVLFDQGECDVQCACRRFEFRGILCSHILSVLALMEITEVPSRYILQRWDFKRKHTFIKCSYDDMLNTPLVQRYDSLCKRSHEVAENGAESDALYALVMDGLGQLQIKIDARRASQEVQEEDQTKKHEETMSNKEKIVLSPISARSVGRPRSKRKESKVDQVVKRLRAKKQQGNTLCEGYEAQSACFFPNKFQVLQTNEPATPIQINSYIDILQGKKDVLDLLSATLKD; this is encoded by the exons ATGGAGTCAAATTTGCCTTCGGATGAAGTAGCAAATCAACATAATGGAGTATTTCacgaagatgatgaagatgcttTTATCCTGGAAGAGATTGGGGATTCTTTGGATGACCAACCTAAGAAGGGGATTATGTTCGATAGCGAGGATGATGCCATTAGGTTCTACAAAGGTTATGCCAAAACAAAGGGCTTTGGTGTAGTAAGAAGAACTGCTAGACACGGTGATGACAGAAAGCTTAATTATTTTACTCTTGCTTGTAGTAGACAAGGGAAGGCTCAGTACTCATCAAAAAACTCGTTTAATCCTAATCCATCGACAAGGATGCAATGTCTAGCAAAGGTTAATTTTGCTCGTCATGGAGAAAAGTTCTGCATTACTTCGGTTACGCTTGACCACAATCATCCTACAAGTCCAAGCAAATCCAGATTTCTAAGGTGTCATAAGAAACTGGACTTGCATGCCAAGAGAATGCTAGAATTGAATGATCAAGCAGGAATCCGTATGAATAAGAATTTTGGTTCTCTTGTTATGGAAGCTGGCGGCTATGAACAACTCGAATTTAGTGAAAAGGAGTGCAGGAACTATTTgcaagagaagagaaggcTGAAGCTTGGTGCCGGAGATGCACATGCTGTTTATAAATATTTTCTCCGTATGCAGTCAAAAGATCCAGACTTTTTCCATGTTATGGATGTCGCTGAGGATGGACGACTGAGAAATGTCTTTTGGGCAGATGCAAGAAGCAGGGCTACATATGAATCTTATTGGGATGTCATCACATTTGACACCACATACTTGACAAAGAAATATAGCATGCCGTTTGCTCCTTTTGTTGGCGTAAATCATCATGGAGAATCAGTTCTATTAGGTTGTGGTCTTTTGTCTAATGAAGACACTGAGACTTTTGTTTGGTTATTTAAATCTTGGTTATGTTGTATGTCAAACAAAGCACCTAATGCTATAATCACAGACCAGTGCAAAGCAATGCAGAATGCTATTGAAGAAGTTTTCCCTCAAGCTCGTCATAGATGGTGTATATGGCATATCATGAAGAAGATTCCTGAAAAGCTTAGTGGGTATGAAAAGTATGAGAACATTAAATATACGATGTCAAATGCGGTATATGATTCCTTGACCAAGCATGATTTTGATGAAGCTTGGCTGAAGATGATCAAGAAATATGAGCTTCAGGACAATGAATGGCTTGCTGGTTTATACAGCAATAAATATCGATGGGTACCGGCGTATGTAAAAGATACTTTTTGGGCAGGAATGTCTTCAACACAAAGGAGTGAGAGTGTGAATGCTTTCTTCGATGGCTATGTCAATGCTAGAACAACTCTGAAGCAATTTGTGGAGCAGTATGAGAATGCACTAAGGGACAAGgtggagaaagaaaacaaggctGATTCTAAGTCGTTCCAAGAGGTCATTCCATGCATTACTCACTACGACTTCGAGAGGCAATTTCAGGAAACATATACCAATGCAAAATTTAAAGAGTTTCAAGAGCAATTGAGAGGTAAAATCTATTGCTATCCAACCCAAGTGAACAAAGAAGGGTCACTTTTTACATTTAGAGTCAGAGAGGACcgcaagattttttttgaaggagaGGATGGTGAGATTAAAGACAAAAGGATTATTTCAGAGTTCACTGTCTTGTTCGACCAAGGGGAATGTGATGTGCAGTGTGCTTGTAGGCGTTTTGAATTTCGAGGCATCTTGTGTAGCCACATCCTTTCTGTTCTTGCTCTCATGGAGATCACAGAAGTACCTTCTAGGTATATATTGCAGCGATGGGATTTTAAGCGCAAACACACATTTATTAAATGCTCCTACGATGATATGTTGAATACACCGCTTGTGCAACGCTATGATAGTCTGTGCAAGCGTTCCCATGAAGTGGCAGAGAATGGGGCAGAGTCGGATGCATTGTATGCATTGGTGATGGATGGTCTTGGTCAGTTGCAAATAAAGATTGATGCACGTCGTGCTAGCCAGGAAGTACAGGAGGAGGATCAAACTAAGAAGCATGAAGAAACAATGtcaaacaaggaaaaaatcGTACTCAGCCCAATCTCTGCTCGCAGCGTAGGTCGCCCTCGTTCAAAGAGAAAGGAATCTAAAGTAGATCAAGTGGTCAAACGATTGAGAGCGAAGAAGCAGCAG GGAAATACTCTCTGTGAAGGATATGAGGCTCAAAGTGCTTGTTTCTTTCCAAATAAGTTTCAG GTACTCCAAACAAATGAACCTGCTACACCAATTCAGATCAATTCTTACATTGATATTCTCCAG GGAAAGAAAGATGTATTGGATCTGCTATCTGCTACTCTGAAAGACTGA
- the LOC100826025 gene encoding putative F-box/LRR-repeat protein At5g02700, with product MKKAAAAEVSVAGAAAPVPATTKTGAADVTAAKRGASGGSRRRRRRARARADLISSLPDAVLGTIISLLPTKDGARTQAIARRWRPLWRSAPLNLDATGLSFGNSNGFAIVSSILSDHPGPARRFHFPSIRVFNDEDHSAQIQSWFHSRGLTNLQELDIGFNLFPKFRLFGQTRQLTEPFPLPSSVLRFASTLLVARIGYCKIAHPLNLPVLKQLTLKFVSISEDVLYRLISGCHALETLFLDTICGVACLRVSSPTLKTIRLSSWLLREGELVIEDAPHLERLLLPHPGSGCKIIRVIRAPRLEIVGPLLPLVSDIGIASHQVFQRTIPVSLENPICNVKVLALQFSGPDLNAVLDILSRFPCLEILYVIWEKYRQTDLKNLSHYEPPDPVKCLETHLKKLVLENYKGSEQYASFARFFVLNAKVLKEIKFGVDQKINKAWVADQHRLLEVETRASQDAQLEFRLGSSSMYMDAHDLSMADPFSIALW from the exons atgaagaaggcggcggcagcagaggTATCTgtggcaggggcggcggcgccggtacCAGCTACCACAAAgacgggggcggcggacgTCACCGCAGCCAAGAGGGGCGCGTCCGGTGGAAGCCgcaggcggcggagacgggcgcgggcgcgggcagaTCTCATAAGCAGCCTTCCTGATGCGGTCCTCGGTACCATAATCTCTCTCCTCCCCACCAAGGATGGTGCCCGGACGCAGGCCATAGCCCGCCGGTGGCGCCCCCTCTGGCGCTCCGCGCCTCTCAACCTCGACGCCACCGGCCTATCCTTCGGCAACTCCAACGGCTTCGCCATCGTCTCCAGCATCCTCTCCGACCACCCTGGCCCTGCCCGCCGCTTCCACTTCCCCTCCATCCGCGTCTTCAATGACGAGGACCATTCAGCTCAGATCCAGAGCTGGTTCCACTCCCGTGGCCTCACCAATCTCCAGGAGTTGGATATCGGCTTCAATCTATTTCCTAAATTCCGTCTATTTGGGCAAACACGTCAGTTAACCGAGCCTTTTCCGCTGCCATCATCCGTGCTTCGGTTCGCATCAACCCTCCTCGTGGCCAGAATCGGCTACTGCAAGATCGCTCATCCGCTGAATCTACCCGTTCTCAAGCAGCTCACCCTGAAATTCGTTTCCATCTCCGAGGATGTGTTATATCGACTGATCTCTGGCTGCCATGCCTTGGAGACTCTATTTTTGGATACAATTTGTGGAGTGGCTTGCCTCCGCGTTAGCTCACCAACTCTTAAGACCATTCGCCTCTCCTCTTGGCTTTTGCGCGAAGGAGAATTGGTCATCGAGGATGCCCCTCACCTTGAAAGGTTGCTACTACCTCATCCGGGCTCAGGCTGCAAGATCATCCGGGTAATCAGGGCACCTAGACTGGAGATAGTTGGGCCTTTGTTGCCCCTTGTCTCTGACATCGGTATTGCATCCCACCAAGTCTTCCAG AGAACAATCCCAGTGAGCTTGGAGAATCCGATATGCAACGTGAAAGTTTTGGCTCTCCAATTTTCTGGACCCGACTTGAATGCAGTTCTCGACATCCTTAGTCGCTTCCCCTGCCTGGAAATTCTTTATGTCATT TGGGAGAAATACCGGCAGACAGACCTGAAAAACTTGAGTCACTATGAACCACCAGATCCTGTCAAATGCCTTGAAACCCATCTGAAAAAACTGGTGTTGGAAAATTACAAAGGCAGTGAGCAATATGCTAGCTTTGCCAGGTTCTTTGTTTTGAATGCGAAGGTgctaaaagaaataaaatttggTGTCGATCAGAAGATCAACAAGGCATGGGTGGCTGATCAACATAGGCTGCTGGAAGTGGAAACTAGAGCCTCTCAAGATGCTCAATTGGAATTCAGGCTTGGTTCTTCTTCCATGTATATGGATGCCCATGACTTGTCAATGGCCGATCCTTTTTCGATCGCTCTTTGGTAG
- the LOC100839204 gene encoding uncharacterized protein LOC100839204, with translation MAVSSWVPPSLPESGASGLVLLDKCCYIADLRNDTTAESTTSGGLPLKVTFRAARPPLVSHFCVYCPGLDFRSKGPPKIVATDADLVLLSVPAVDPNSSSRFDRDYFVYSTRAPWLHLLPNPHPRRLHHSSTALISRQAGASYAVAALGICSSLYDGDTLLRWEFDLHLYRSSDSKGWISKRLSVNGLERDKLIPLPRGVDRLYHETGKTITVGGDHGTVAWVDLWRGIFFCDVLKKRPRLRDVPLPAPARRNWERLLRNSDPGYLRDVTISRNKDSIKYVELEFLESIKELDATVPDSYADWVRNRSRKSQVIVRDGWKSTTWNMAIPAGSSSWRRDCVLDVKDVGLEEAGDPCLSHLMAMLSGKTIKELPVGYPILSMDDDVVYLRSETRVPRHMEKLALMFSIDVRKAELRGWAELDAKKSSNFLPAFCTSEICRGT, from the coding sequence ATGGCGGTTTCCTCCTGGGTTCCACCTTCTCTTCCCGAGTCCGGCGCCTCAGGCTTGGTCCTCCTCGACAAGTGTTGCTACATCGCCGACCTCCGCAACGACACCACGGCCGAGAGCACCACGAGCGGCGGCTTGCCTCTCAAGGTGACcttccgcgccgcccgcccgccactCGTCTCCCACTTCTGCGTCTACTGCCCTGGCCTGGACTTCCGCAGCAAAGGGCCCCCCAAGATTGTCGCCACCGACGCCGATCTCGTCCTCCTCTCCGTTcccgccgtcgaccccaacagcagcagcagattcGACAGGGACTACTTCGTGTACAGCACTCGCGCCCCGTGGCTCCATCTGCTTCCGAACCCGCACCCCAGGCGACTCCACCACTCCTCAACCGCCCTCATCAGCCGCCAAGCCGGCGCTTCCTATGCCGTCGCTGCCCTCGGCATCTGCTCCTCCCTCTACGACGGCGACACGCTCCTCCGGTgggagtttgacctccaccTCTACAGATCCTCAGATTCCAAAGGCTGGATCTCCAAGCGCTTGTCAGTAAACGGGTTGGAGAGGGACAAGCTTATCCCATTACCTCGAGGAGTCGACAGGCTGTACCACGAGACGGGGAAGACCATCACCGTCGGTGGTGACCACGGCACGGTCGCCTGGGTGGACCTCTGGCGCGGCATCTTCTTTTGCGACGTGCTCAAGAAACGCCCACGGCTTCGGGACGTcccgctgccggcgccggcgagacGTAACTGGGAACGCCTCCTCAGAAACTCTGACCCCGGCTATCTGCGGGACGTGACGATCAGCCGAAACAAAGACTCGATCAAGTATGTCGAGTTGGAATTCTTGGAGTCGATAAAAGAGCTGGATGCCACCGTCCCTGATTCCTACGCTGACTGGGTGCGCAATAGGTCGAGGAAATCCCAGGTCATCGTCCGTGATGGCTGGAAGTCCACGACATGGAACATGGCGATACCGGCTGGTTCTTCTTCATGGCGCCGTGACTGTGTACTTGACGTTAAAGACGTCGGCttggaggaagctggtgacCCATGTCTTTCTCATCTCATGGCTATGCTgagcggcaagaccatcaaggaacTTCCGGTGGGATACCCCATCCTAAGCATGGATGATGATGTCGTTTACTTGCGTTCTGAAACCAGAGTACCCAGGCACATGGAGAAGTTGGCACTCATGTTTTCTATTGATGTGAGGAAGGCAGAATTGCGAGGATGGGCTGAGCTTGATGCCAAGAAGAGTAGCAATTTCTTGCCCGCCTTCTGCACAAGTGAGATCTGCAGGGGTACCTGA